From the Leptolyngbya sp. O-77 genome, one window contains:
- a CDS encoding 6-pyruvoyl trahydropterin synthase family protein, with translation MEAYLTISTHFSAAHRLALPHLTLEQNSEIYGKCARIHGHGHNYHLEVTIRGEIDPRTGMIADLVAFQNAVDEHVVEPFDHTFLNHDIPYFAKVVPTAENIAVHIRDLLEDPIRAIGAKLHKVKLIESPNNSAEVYGLPVPESSASQAKEPALAKA, from the coding sequence ATGGAAGCCTACCTCACGATCAGCACCCACTTCAGCGCGGCACACCGGCTAGCACTGCCGCACCTCACGCTAGAGCAGAACTCAGAAATCTACGGCAAGTGCGCCCGGATTCACGGTCACGGCCACAACTATCACCTAGAGGTAACGATCAGGGGCGAGATCGACCCGCGCACGGGCATGATCGCCGATTTGGTTGCCTTTCAGAACGCGGTCGATGAACATGTTGTGGAACCGTTTGATCACACATTTTTGAATCACGACATTCCCTATTTTGCCAAGGTGGTGCCTACGGCGGAGAATATCGCGGTTCACATCCGCGACCTGCTGGAAGACCCGATTCGGGCAATCGGCGCAAAGCTGCACAAAGTCAAGCTAATCGAAAGCCCGAATAATTCAGCCGAGGTCTACGGGCTGCCTGTGCCGGAGAGTAGCGCGTCGCAGGCAAAAGAGCCAGCGCTGGCAAAGGCGTAG
- a CDS encoding 6-pyruvoyl trahydropterin synthase family protein, which yields MKCIINRRAEFSASHRYWLPELSEDENRQQFGLCAQAPGHGHNYVLYVAMEGELDDYGMVLNLSDVKQVIKREVTSQLNFAYLNDVWDEFQQTLPTTENIARVIWHRLAPHLPILNIQLFEHPELWARLHRKTTWKPTSRSAPTSARHTG from the coding sequence ATGAAATGCATCATCAATCGTCGGGCTGAGTTTTCGGCTAGCCATCGCTATTGGCTACCGGAGCTAAGCGAAGACGAGAATCGACAACAGTTTGGGCTGTGCGCCCAGGCCCCAGGACACGGGCACAACTACGTGCTGTACGTAGCAATGGAGGGCGAGCTAGATGACTATGGCATGGTGCTAAACCTGTCGGATGTGAAGCAGGTGATTAAGCGAGAAGTGACGAGCCAGCTTAACTTTGCCTATCTCAACGACGTATGGGACGAGTTTCAGCAGACCTTGCCCACGACAGAAAATATCGCACGGGTCATCTGGCATCGCCTCGCGCCCCACTTGCCCATCCTCAACATCCAGCTTTTTGAACATCCCGAACTCTGGGCCCGACTACACAGGAAAACGACATGGAAGCCTACCTCACGATCAGCACCCACTTCAGCGCGGCACACCGGCTAG
- a CDS encoding glycosyltransferase family 2 protein, which produces MPSSVSVCIPTYRRPDLVQEAVRSVLEQAYPNLEVWVSDDSPDDLTEKALATWIAGQQIRYVHNKPALYQAGNVNQLFHLAEGDLLILLHDDDLLVPGAIASLAACFDADPSISAAFGKQYWMDHKGRVDLAASVALNAKYRRVAARAGRQSCPMESALVAQFPNDGFMVKTAIARQVGYRDRAEVGSACDLDFGLRLAAVSEAFYFLDEYTASYRATDASITATQNYTHLTYDLLRRVKLPIDLEPVRLVQLQKYATPAVNCWLSLGDRLSAFQVYCSAGYGWRNRLSLKGLAQGALLLCPPALSQRLVARLRGLRDLLTHSQPSPSLARKS; this is translated from the coding sequence ATGCCCTCTTCTGTCTCAGTCTGCATTCCCACCTATCGCCGCCCCGATCTGGTGCAAGAAGCGGTGAGGTCGGTGCTAGAGCAAGCGTACCCCAACCTGGAAGTGTGGGTGAGTGATGATTCTCCTGATGACCTGACTGAAAAAGCCCTGGCAACCTGGATTGCTGGCCAGCAGATTCGCTATGTCCACAACAAGCCCGCTCTCTACCAGGCTGGAAACGTCAACCAGCTCTTTCACCTGGCAGAGGGCGACCTATTGATTTTGCTCCATGACGATGATCTGCTTGTGCCGGGGGCGATCGCCAGCCTCGCCGCCTGCTTCGATGCCGATCCGTCTATCAGCGCGGCTTTTGGTAAACAGTATTGGATGGATCACAAGGGTCGTGTAGACCTTGCAGCCTCCGTTGCCCTAAACGCGAAATACCGACGAGTCGCGGCGCGGGCGGGGCGACAATCTTGCCCGATGGAGTCGGCGCTGGTGGCGCAGTTTCCCAACGACGGATTTATGGTGAAAACGGCGATCGCCCGTCAGGTCGGCTATCGCGATCGGGCCGAGGTGGGCAGCGCTTGCGACCTCGACTTTGGGCTGCGGCTGGCGGCTGTATCCGAAGCTTTCTATTTTCTAGATGAATATACAGCCAGCTACCGCGCCACAGACGCATCCATCACCGCCACCCAAAACTATACGCACCTCACCTACGACCTGCTGCGGCGAGTGAAGTTGCCGATCGACCTAGAGCCAGTCCGCCTGGTGCAGTTGCAAAAATACGCCACCCCAGCGGTCAACTGCTGGCTCTCCCTGGGCGATCGCCTCTCTGCTTTTCAGGTCTATTGCTCGGCGGGCTACGGCTGGCGAAACCGCCTCTCGCTCAAGGGGCTAGCACAGGGAGCGCTACTGCTCTGCCCGCCAGCCCTAAGCCAGCGACTCGTGGCACGTCTACGGGGACTACGAGACTTGCTTACCCACAGCCAGCCCTCTCCCTCTCTAGCCCGGAAGAGCTAG
- the cysE gene encoding serine O-acetyltransferase, translating to MLETLIADFRVIFERDPAARNWLEVLFCYPGLQALLMHRFAHRLYQMRLPFLPRLISHLARFLTGIEIHPGAQIGSGVFIDHGMGVVIGETAIVGNYALIYQGVTLGGTGKESGKRHPTLGENVVVGAGAKVLGNLNIGDNVRIGAGSVVLRDVPADCTVVGVPGRVVYRGGERVDPLEHNRLPDSEAEVIRALLDRIEGLEQQMESLKRERAQTPHLSGSTAEQRSLVAAVVPSFDAVAERQEASAAESGAKCRLSDRVIEEFLNGAGI from the coding sequence GTGCTAGAGACACTCATCGCCGACTTTCGCGTCATCTTTGAGCGAGATCCAGCCGCTCGAAACTGGTTAGAAGTTCTCTTTTGCTATCCCGGTCTACAAGCCCTGTTGATGCACCGCTTTGCCCATCGTTTATATCAGATGCGGCTTCCTTTCCTGCCGCGTTTGATTTCTCACCTGGCTCGCTTTTTGACGGGCATCGAGATTCACCCCGGCGCACAGATTGGCAGCGGCGTGTTTATCGACCACGGCATGGGGGTGGTCATTGGCGAAACGGCGATCGTGGGCAACTACGCGCTAATTTACCAGGGCGTGACCCTGGGCGGCACGGGCAAAGAAAGCGGCAAGCGCCACCCGACGCTGGGCGAAAACGTGGTTGTCGGCGCGGGCGCAAAGGTGTTGGGCAACCTGAACATTGGCGATAACGTGCGAATTGGGGCGGGGTCTGTGGTGCTGCGCGACGTGCCCGCCGATTGCACGGTGGTTGGTGTGCCTGGACGAGTGGTGTATCGCGGTGGCGAACGGGTCGATCCACTGGAACACAACCGCCTGCCCGACTCGGAAGCTGAGGTGATTCGGGCGCTGCTCGACCGCATCGAAGGACTAGAGCAGCAGATGGAAAGCCTGAAACGGGAGCGGGCGCAAACGCCGCATCTGAGTGGCTCCACAGCAGAGCAGCGTTCGCTAGTTGCTGCCGTTGTTCCGTCGTTTGATGCAGTGGCCGAGCGACAGGAAGCATCAGCAGCCGAGTCGGGGGCAAAGTGTCGGTTGAGCGATCGCGTGATTGAAGAATTCCTGAACGGCGCGGGCATCTAG
- a CDS encoding CBS domain-containing protein yields the protein MTVTVADVMTPDPIVVHPETPLNEAIKLIAERRISGLPVVDADGKLVGVLSEADLMWRETGPTPPPYIMILDSVIYLENPGKHERELHKALGQTVGEVMTGKKEIVTTKPSQTLQSAAKLMHDRDTTRLPVLDDSGKVIGILTRGDIVRHLAVE from the coding sequence ATGACTGTAACCGTTGCCGATGTGATGACTCCCGACCCGATTGTGGTGCATCCCGAAACGCCGCTAAATGAGGCCATCAAGCTGATTGCCGAGCGGCGGATTAGCGGGCTGCCTGTGGTCGATGCCGATGGCAAGCTGGTGGGGGTTCTCTCAGAGGCCGACCTGATGTGGCGCGAAACAGGGCCCACGCCGCCGCCCTACATCATGATTTTGGACAGCGTAATTTATCTGGAAAACCCCGGCAAGCATGAGCGAGAGCTGCACAAGGCTCTAGGACAGACCGTTGGCGAAGTCATGACGGGCAAAAAGGAAATCGTCACCACAAAACCGAGCCAAACGCTGCAAAGCGCCGCCAAGTTAATGCACGACCGAGACACGACGCGCCTGCCCGTCCTCGACGACAGCGGCAAGGTGATTGGCATTTTGACACGCGGCGATATCGTGCGGCATTTGGCGGTGGAATAG
- a CDS encoding class I SAM-dependent methyltransferase: protein MTAALSSQSAPLPLTSRLVNVILSIKPLALLAKHNARNMMIKRAEAIGVYWRQEVQALRARGEDAAFSPAWEEDLAAVQNPDLVYPDYYCCSFHAYEEGNLGWEPAMEVEVAAHAVHARIWPDGGAEGDTRLRQSFLDILKEQGPENPQDILDLGCSVGMSTFALQSLYPQAALTGVDLSPYFLAIARHRARTGRQPNSLHTLQVMGPTPDAPAPRWLHAAAEETGLPDASFDLVSAFLIFHELPQSAAVQILQEARRVLRPGGTFALMDMNPRSEIYAKMPPYILTLLKSTEPYLDQYFSLDLEQALVEAGFELPTITCNTPRHRTVIARAR, encoded by the coding sequence ATGACTGCTGCTCTTTCTTCACAATCTGCCCCGCTGCCGCTGACTTCACGGCTAGTCAATGTGATCTTGTCCATCAAGCCCCTGGCGCTGTTGGCCAAGCACAATGCCCGCAACATGATGATCAAGCGGGCAGAGGCGATCGGCGTGTACTGGCGGCAAGAGGTGCAAGCGCTGCGGGCGCGGGGCGAAGACGCGGCCTTTTCGCCCGCCTGGGAAGAAGACTTGGCGGCGGTGCAAAATCCCGACCTGGTTTATCCCGACTACTATTGCTGTTCCTTTCACGCCTATGAAGAGGGCAACCTGGGCTGGGAGCCTGCAATGGAGGTGGAAGTCGCCGCCCACGCGGTTCATGCCCGCATCTGGCCCGATGGCGGCGCAGAGGGCGATACGCGGTTGCGTCAGAGCTTTTTGGACATCTTAAAGGAGCAAGGCCCCGAAAATCCCCAAGATATTCTCGATTTGGGATGCAGCGTGGGCATGAGCACCTTTGCGCTGCAATCGCTCTATCCTCAGGCAGCGCTGACGGGCGTGGACTTGTCGCCCTACTTTTTGGCGATCGCCCGTCACCGCGCTCGCACGGGCCGCCAGCCCAACAGCCTGCACACCCTGCAAGTCATGGGGCCAACACCCGACGCGCCTGCGCCCCGTTGGCTGCACGCCGCAGCCGAAGAGACGGGTCTGCCTGATGCCTCCTTCGATCTGGTGTCTGCGTTTTTGATTTTTCATGAACTGCCCCAGTCGGCAGCAGTGCAGATTTTGCAGGAGGCGCGGCGCGTACTGCGGCCCGGCGGCACGTTCGCCCTGATGGACATGAATCCCCGCTCAGAGATTTATGCCAAGATGCCGCCCTACATTCTGACCTTGCTCAAAAGCACGGAGCCATATTTAGATCAATACTTTTCGCTCGATTTGGAGCAAGCCCTGGTCGAAGCAGGTTTTGAGCTACCCACTATCACCTGCAACACGCCGCGCCATCGCACAGTCATCGCCCGTGCCCGCTAA
- the rph gene encoding ribonuclease PH: MAWTRPSGRQADELRPVQFERRFTRFAAGSVLTHCGETQVLCTVTVQPGVPKFLEGSGQGWLTAEYRMLPSATPQRQAREFMKLSGRTQEIQRLIGRSLRAALDMKALGERTLTVDADVLQADAGTRTTAITGGYVALCDAIAHLLSTGELEASPLRHQIAAVSVGLLHGEAFLDLDYPEDVAAEIDFNVVMTEELALIELQGTAEEGSFSRTQLNQLLDIAETGIGELLKLQQQALRSS, encoded by the coding sequence ATGGCGTGGACACGGCCCAGCGGGCGGCAGGCGGATGAGCTGCGTCCGGTTCAATTTGAGCGGCGATTCACCCGATTTGCAGCGGGGTCGGTGCTGACGCACTGTGGCGAAACCCAGGTGTTGTGTACGGTAACGGTGCAGCCAGGTGTGCCGAAGTTTTTGGAAGGCAGCGGCCAGGGCTGGCTGACGGCGGAATATCGAATGCTGCCCAGCGCCACGCCCCAGCGACAGGCGCGAGAGTTTATGAAGCTGTCGGGGCGGACGCAGGAGATTCAGCGGCTGATCGGGCGCAGTCTGCGGGCAGCCCTAGACATGAAGGCGCTGGGAGAACGGACGCTGACGGTGGATGCAGACGTGCTGCAAGCGGATGCGGGAACCCGCACCACGGCGATTACCGGAGGATATGTGGCCCTATGTGATGCGATCGCCCATCTCCTGTCCACGGGTGAACTGGAGGCCTCACCCCTGCGGCATCAGATCGCGGCGGTGTCTGTGGGGCTGCTGCATGGCGAAGCTTTTCTGGATCTGGACTATCCCGAAGATGTGGCGGCGGAGATTGATTTCAATGTTGTGATGACGGAAGAATTGGCGCTGATCGAGCTACAGGGCACGGCCGAAGAGGGCAGCTTTAGCCGGACTCAGCTTAACCAGCTTTTGGATATTGCCGAAACGGGCATTGGCGAATTGCTCAAGCTTCAGCAGCAGGCATTGCGAAGCAGCTAA
- a CDS encoding glycosyltransferase, with protein MPQQSWYDDEFDELEPIHAIVSDLSDADDPQSQFYRGLAGRRGKAALAMTIVWSSTIALHLVSWGAWVVYGLTALMGVHILRLMAARPRPLPHPLTSENPADLPFVSLMVAAKNEEGVIGPLVRALCGIDYPASRYELWVVDDHSTDRTPQVLDKLKSEYPQLKVLRRGAEASGGKSGALNQVCALAKGEIFGVFDADAEVPADLLRRVLPLFQSARVGAVQVRKAIAQATNHPDSGNFWIQGQVAEMALDAYYQQQRIAVGGLGELRGNGQFVRRAALERCGAWNEETITDDLDLTIRLHLDGWDIDFLPMPAVQEQGVTRLGGLWHQRNRWAEGGYQRYLDYWRWIVRNRMGTRKTMDLLTFFMFQYVMPTAALPDLLMAIARSRLPIFGPLTGFTLVMSMVGMMIGLRRFQTRTEAKAELEDVRRGRAYPGFSLLLQTLRGAIYMLHWLAIVASTTLRMSIRPKRLKWVKTVHHASDELWLEEG; from the coding sequence ATGCCGCAGCAGTCCTGGTATGACGATGAATTCGATGAGCTAGAGCCGATTCACGCCATCGTGTCTGACTTGTCAGATGCAGACGATCCGCAGTCGCAGTTTTATCGCGGGCTAGCAGGGCGCAGGGGCAAGGCCGCCCTGGCGATGACGATTGTGTGGAGTAGCACGATCGCCCTCCATCTCGTTTCCTGGGGGGCGTGGGTGGTGTATGGTCTAACGGCGCTGATGGGGGTTCACATTTTGCGGTTGATGGCAGCGCGTCCCCGTCCCCTGCCCCACCCGCTGACCAGCGAGAATCCGGCGGATCTGCCTTTTGTATCGCTGATGGTAGCGGCCAAAAACGAGGAGGGCGTAATTGGGCCCTTAGTGCGGGCGCTCTGTGGAATCGACTATCCGGCCAGTCGCTACGAACTCTGGGTGGTGGACGACCACAGCACCGATCGCACACCCCAAGTGCTGGACAAGTTGAAAAGTGAGTATCCCCAACTGAAAGTGCTGCGGCGCGGAGCCGAGGCCAGCGGTGGCAAGTCGGGCGCATTGAACCAGGTTTGTGCGCTGGCAAAGGGTGAAATCTTTGGCGTGTTTGATGCCGACGCGGAAGTGCCTGCGGACTTGCTGCGGCGGGTGCTGCCCTTGTTTCAGTCGGCGCGGGTGGGAGCAGTGCAGGTGCGAAAGGCGATCGCCCAGGCCACCAACCATCCCGATTCGGGGAATTTCTGGATTCAGGGCCAGGTTGCTGAAATGGCGCTAGATGCGTATTACCAGCAGCAGCGGATTGCCGTGGGCGGCCTTGGCGAACTGCGCGGCAATGGTCAGTTTGTGCGGCGGGCGGCGCTAGAGCGCTGTGGCGCGTGGAACGAAGAAACCATTACCGACGACCTGGACTTGACCATTCGCCTGCACCTAGACGGATGGGACATTGACTTTTTGCCAATGCCTGCGGTGCAAGAGCAAGGCGTAACGCGCCTGGGCGGGCTGTGGCATCAGCGCAACCGCTGGGCGGAGGGCGGCTATCAGCGCTATCTCGACTATTGGCGCTGGATTGTCCGCAACCGCATGGGCACTCGCAAAACGATGGATCTGCTGACGTTCTTCATGTTTCAGTACGTTATGCCGACGGCAGCGCTGCCAGATTTGCTGATGGCGATCGCCCGCAGTCGTCTTCCCATCTTTGGCCCGCTCACCGGATTCACGCTGGTCATGTCGATGGTGGGCATGATGATCGGTCTGCGTCGCTTCCAGACCCGCACCGAGGCCAAAGCAGAACTGGAAGACGTGCGCCGCGGCCGCGCCTACCCCGGTTTCTCACTCCTGCTGCAAACCCTGCGCGGCGCGATTTACATGCTCCACTGGCTGGCGATCGTGGCCAGCACCACCCTCCGTATGTCTATTCGTCCCAAGCGCCTGAAGTGGGTAAAAACGGTGCATCATGCCAGCGACGAGCTTTGGTTGGAAGAAGGATAA
- a CDS encoding nucleoside hydrolase, with protein MATSTPKLILDTDPGGDDSLAFLWLLSLVKQGLAELVAVTAVDGNVHARLTFAAAAKLLALCGYESIEVARGVIGGSEGDAEDAGDIHGADGMGNLSHTLPEPAQSYESARYSDEVLIEKLKQAPGEITIIAIGPLTNLAAAEKKSPGVLKLAKEIVIMGGAFVAPGNITPEAEFNIAYDPEAAQLVFGTCDNLIVLPLDVTRHVVFTPAMAEQVMEVAPTSPISKFVVGLCKFMVGTALAFRETEGQQGFLVHDASTLAYLFYPETLRFRRGQVEIEILGQWTRGKTLLDNRHKVKPGANAWVATEIDSVNLLALMIEDLKILVKD; from the coding sequence ATGGCAACCTCCACCCCCAAGCTGATTCTAGACACCGACCCCGGCGGCGACGACAGCCTCGCATTTCTCTGGCTGCTGAGCTTGGTTAAACAGGGACTCGCAGAACTTGTAGCCGTGACCGCAGTGGATGGCAACGTCCACGCACGGCTGACCTTTGCGGCGGCGGCAAAGCTGCTGGCGCTGTGCGGCTATGAGTCGATCGAGGTGGCGCGGGGCGTGATTGGCGGCTCGGAGGGTGATGCCGAAGATGCGGGCGATATCCACGGCGCAGACGGCATGGGCAACCTGTCGCATACGCTGCCGGAACCCGCCCAGAGCTACGAATCCGCCCGCTATTCGGACGAGGTGCTAATCGAAAAGCTGAAGCAGGCTCCAGGAGAAATCACGATCATCGCCATTGGCCCGCTCACCAATCTAGCTGCCGCCGAAAAAAAGTCGCCCGGTGTGCTGAAGCTGGCGAAGGAAATTGTGATCATGGGCGGCGCGTTTGTGGCACCAGGTAACATCACGCCGGAAGCCGAATTCAACATTGCCTACGACCCAGAGGCGGCGCAGTTGGTCTTTGGGACCTGCGACAATCTGATCGTGCTGCCGCTGGACGTGACGCGCCATGTAGTGTTTACGCCAGCGATGGCAGAGCAGGTGATGGAGGTCGCGCCAACCAGCCCGATTTCTAAATTTGTGGTGGGCTTGTGCAAATTCATGGTGGGCACGGCGCTGGCGTTTCGCGAAACCGAAGGGCAGCAGGGCTTTTTGGTACACGATGCCTCGACGCTGGCGTATTTGTTCTATCCTGAAACGCTGCGCTTTCGCCGGGGGCAGGTGGAAATTGAGATTCTGGGCCAATGGACGCGGGGCAAGACGCTGCTGGACAATCGCCACAAGGTCAAACCGGGTGCAAACGCCTGGGTGGCGACAGAGATCGACAGCGTGAATTTGCTGGCGCTGATGATTGAGGACTTGAAGATTCTGGTTAAAGATTGA